TTTATTTTGCAAGTGATAATTCAAAAAATTTAATATGCCAAATACATTTCGATCAAACTGCCCCATCACCTCAGCACTTGATATTGTTGGAGATAAGTGGTCATTAGTTATTATAAAACAAATACTTTTTGAAAGAAAAAGTACTTTTAAAGATTTTACAGGTAGTACCGAAGCTATTGCCACGAATATCCTCTCGTCCCGATTAAAAATGTTAGAAGAATATGGCATTCTTTCAAAAACCAAGTTACCTGAAAATAAAAAAACCAATATCTATTTCTTAACAGATAAAGGACTAGGACTAACCCCCACCCTTATGGAACTTACTTTTTGGAGTAAAGATCATATTCAAGAATTTCATCCAAATTTAAATTTAGATCAACAAATAACAGCTGCTCAAAAAAATAAAGAAGCAGCTTATGAGAGCATTATCAAAAATTATAAAAATTGGTTACAGGAATTATCGTAACTCAAAATAACGATAGTATTAGCTTAATTACTTGCATATTGTACTTTTACCATTTAGATTAAAAAAACGTATTTTTAATACAAAAATCATATTGCATACTTTATGAAGTTCATTTTTCATGTTTTAATTTTAAGTTGTTTTCTTTTTTCTTGTAAAAAAACAGTCTCTACAACTGAGCAGTCAAAAATAGCTTCACATAAAAAAGAGTTGAAAAAAGAAGTTCTAAAACTAAAAAGTATTCCGTACCATGGTACTCACAAATCCATACATATTATTGTAGCTCTTTGTGATAACAAATACCAAGGAATAGTACCTGTTCCTAAAACGATTGGAAATGGACAAGACCCTAAAAACAATCTTTATTGGGGAACAGCCTATGGTATTAAAACTTTTTTCAAACGAAGTTCAGATTGGACTTTTCTAAAACAAGAAAAACTCGATTCTCTAATTTTAGAACGCATTGTTTTCAAACATAAGGATAAAGACTTTTATCTAGTTGCTGATGCCTACAACGGAAAGTATATAAAACAAGCAACCGAAACCTTTTTACGCAGTAGTGCGGGAATCACAAAAGATACTATTCAGATAAAGAAACAAGTAATTGGTATAAATGGCAATTCCCAGCTCGTAGCATATATAGGACATGATGGATTAATGGATTTTATGCTACATGAAAAGTTTATAAATATCGATCAAAAGAAAAGGGATGTTATTATATTGGCTTGTTATAGTAAAACTTACTTTCAACCTCACCTTCAAAATGCTAAGGTAAACCCATTAGTTTGGACAACTGGTTTAATGGCTCCAGAAGCTTATACCATTCATGACGCTATCTCTGGTTATTTACAAAACGAATCTAATGACCAAATAAGACTTAGAGCAGCAAAAGCCTATCATAAATATCAAAAATGTGGGCTAAAAGGTGCAAAGAATTTATTGGTAACCAATTAAAAAACCCAACTAAATTTTGTTCATATTATAGTTCTGTACTTTTCCTGATTCCGTATTTTTATAGGTTCAAAAAACATCTGTATAGTTTATTATAATTATACAAAAAACTGAACCAAATTGAATAACCAACCTACTACTACAACAAAGAGAATTGAATTATTAGACGTGTACCGAGGGTTTGCTATTCTCGGTATTTTTGTGGTTAATATCGTCATCATGAATTCGACATTTCTGAATCAAGACGAATTTGCGAAACAATGGACTTCGAGCATCGATACCATCTCCGAGAAAATTTTACAGCTATTTTTTTACACCAAATTCTTTCCTATTTTCTCATTGCTTTTTGGATTAGGAATTTCAATGCAAGCTCTTAAGCTTGCTGAAAAAGGGAAACTTTCTTTTTCCTTTTTTGCCAGAAGAATGTTTTACCTATTTCTTTTTGGAGTATTTCATATTGTATTCCTGTGGTCTGGAGATGTATTAAATATCTATGCTGTTCTTGGGTTATTAACCACCTTATTAATCAAAAAATCTAATAAAGTCATTTTAATTGCAGCCGGAGTTTTTCTCTTTTTTCCTTTTTACGATCAAGTATTCGGATATTTTTTTGAACTCATTAATTATCGTCCTGAAATTTATTTACAAGAACATACTGGAGCTACCGTAAATCAAATCATAAAGAATGGAAGTTATGCAGAAGGAATACAACTAAGATTATTAGAATACCTTTCTAACATTCCAATGTTATTCGGATTTTTAGCCCCCATTGCCTTATCCATGTTTCTAATAGGATTATATTTAGGTAAAAATAAAATTTACGAATCTTTAGATTCTTTCATTACTAAACTCACAAAACCAGTACTCTTAATCACTATACTAACAAGTATTTACAGAGTTTGTTTTTTACTTGTATTTACCAAACTTGACATTTATAAATTAGAATTGGCTAGAACCCTATTTATTAAACTAATGGTACTTTCAGATGTTATTATGGGATTATTTTATTTATGGGGAATTGGATGGCTTTGGTACAATACCCAATGGAAAAAAGTTCTAGCTCCATTAAGGTTTGCAGGTCGTATGGCATTAACCAATTACCTAATGCAAAGCTTGATAGGTTTGATTTTATTTTCTTCTATAGGGTTTCAACTTTATGAAACTTTAAGTCCGTCACAAACGTTACTAACCGCTATTTTAGTTTTTGCCTTCCAGGTTATTTTGAGTAAAATATGGTTACGCTATTTTAAATTTGGACCTTTAGAGTGGTTATGGAGATGTTTGACCTACAAAAAAGTACTCTCAATTAAAAAATAATAGTTTTACAAATATTTAAAAGAAAATGATCGAACCTGTAAACATCTATTCTGAAAACACCACTATTCACTTATCTATGGGGACTTATGATGTTTATATTATTGGTGGTTGGTATGTGAAGTTAGAAAAATTTAATTTTCAATTAAAAAGATTGAACTCTGATGAAATGGTGCAACTGGAAAAAGACATATGGCCAATTCAATCTCACTATAAAGGCACAAAAACAAGAAAAATAGCTTCGCTACAAATTAGAAAAGGAGGTAAATACAAAATAAATTTTGAAAACTCAGAGACTTTAATCGTAAAACAATCTAACTTATTCATCACACCTTACTTTGAACAAAAAATATCTCCACAAAAAATTGATTTACTTTTTGTGAAAAACTAAAACTATCAACAATGATAAATAGGATACTAAATTTTATTTTAAAAAAATTAGGTACTTCAAAGAAAAGCACCTCAAATAAACCTCGATTAAAACCTGCCAATACTATTATACTTGAAGAAGGTAAAACAGAAACTATCTGCCTTCCAGATTTTAATAAATATCAAAACTTGACTATAGCAAAGTGGCATTTTCACATTGGTGATATGATTGAAGGAGGAGATATTATTTGCGAAATTCAGAATAATCAGGTTACAATAGAATTCGAAAGCTTGATGGAAGGAGAACTCATATGGAGTTGTGAACCTAACAAGAAATTAACCACAGGAATGGACATTTGTACGATTCGTGGAGTTGCAAATGAGTAAGAATATCAATCATAAAATGAGACATGAAAAACTTAAATTATTATGTAGCCATTTACAAAGAGCAACTTACTAAAGGGGATATACTCATAGCCTACAATGAGTTAGTGAAATTTGTAATGAAACTACGAGTTAATTTCATTAAAAATCTTTCCAACCAATATACATTTACAGGTATTCTTCATGGGTACATGGATTACACCTACTTCTATTATACCAATGACTTTTTAAAAAACAACAAACTCAAATTAGGACTTATTTTAAACCATATAGAAATGCGCTTTGAAATATGGTTACTCGGTAACACCGTTAAAGTTCAAAAAGAATATTGGGAGTTACTTAAAGAATCTAAATGGAATAAAAACAACAATGAAATGCCTACATATTCAATTTTAGAGGTAATCATTGAAGACACTCCTGATTTTGATAACTTACCTATATTAGCAAAAGATATAAAGCAAAAGTTACTTCAAGAGTCTGAAATGATAATTTCAACCCTAAAAAAGCTCATATGAATATCAAAACTCTAAAAGAAACAAGTATAGAAGAGATCTTAGAAGTTTTTAATCATTCTTTTTCTGATTATTTTGTTCCGTTCAAACTAACATACGAACAGTTATTAGCTAAAATGAAAGCTGATAAAACAGATTTATCTCTATCTGTAGGTACTTTTGAAAACGAAACACTTGTTGGTTTTATTTTACATGGATTTGATGTAATCAATCATAAAAAAATTGCATACAATGGTGGTACAGGAGTTATTCCAGAAAAAAGAGGTTTGGGGCTCACCAAACAAATGTATTCTTATATCCTTCCTATTTTAAAAACCAAAGGCATCAACAAACTTCAGTTAGAAGTAATTTCAAATAACATTCAAGCCATCAAATCTTATCAAAAAGCAGGCTTTGAAATTAAAAGAAACCTATCTTGTTTTAAGGGTACAATTACAAGTTTACCTACCAACTCAACAATTAAAATCAAACCAATAACTTCTTATCACTGGGAACTCATGGAGTCTTTTTGGAGCGTTTCTCCTACCTGGCAAAACGCTAGCAATACGTTACATGAATTAACTCATATTCATACCTCTTTAGGAGCCTATTATCAGAATCAACTTGTGGGATATGTAATTTACAATCCTTCGAGTAACAGAATACAACAAATTGCCATTGATAAAGCTTTTAGAAAACAAAAAATTGCTTCATCCTTGATTAACAAACTATTAAAAGGGAATGAAACCAAAATTTCAGTAATTAATGTTGATAATAGTAATCAAGAACTGTGCTTGTTTTTTGAAAAAATAGGGCTCTCTTACTATCTTGAACAACTAGAAATGCAATTAAATTTATAACGACAAATATGTCTTTTTTTGAGATGACCTCCCCCCTTTCTTTTATCTTTGTTTGCAACAAAAAATAATTACTCTTGAAAGAACTTTTTACTTTTCTCCTATATTCTGGTTCTAGTCTCTGTATTTTATTAATTGTTTTACTCACTAAACGAATTCATGAGCATTTTTCTAATAAAATTCTCATTGGTATTATTACTTGCCTACTTGTTTTGTTTTTAACTTATGGTGCTTCTTATATCTATAGTCCCAAACTTTTGTTTTTTGTACTCCCTTTGGGTTCTATCATTCCTTTTGCACTTGGTCCTTTATTGTTAGGATATATTAAATCCATATACAATACGAAGATCAATTCAAAAAAAATAATAAAAGACCTTATCCCATTTTTCATCTCCTTTATACTATTTAGCATTCCTAAATATCTCCTGCCTGATTTAAGATATAATATTGAAAACAATCTCGTTTTAATTAGTTTTCTCATTCCCTTTCTAGGTTTTGTTTATTTCATCTATCATTTAGTTTTAAGCTTTCAATTTCTAAAAAAATATAGACACCTCTTAAAAAACAATTATTCTTATGTAAAAGGAGTTAATTTAAATTGGCTTTCTATATGGATTTATGGATTGATTTCTTTTGTAGTTTTAGATGTTATTTCTGGAGCAATATTACTTGTGCACCCTTCCTTAGAACACATACTTCTATTTAATTTAACCTTCTTAGCCTGTTTAATATGGTACATTGGATACTATAGCTTGAATCAAACACATATTTTTCTTGTGCA
The sequence above is a segment of the Tenacibaculum sp. 190130A14a genome. Coding sequences within it:
- a CDS encoding GNAT family N-acetyltransferase, with amino-acid sequence MNIKTLKETSIEEILEVFNHSFSDYFVPFKLTYEQLLAKMKADKTDLSLSVGTFENETLVGFILHGFDVINHKKIAYNGGTGVIPEKRGLGLTKQMYSYILPILKTKGINKLQLEVISNNIQAIKSYQKAGFEIKRNLSCFKGTITSLPTNSTIKIKPITSYHWELMESFWSVSPTWQNASNTLHELTHIHTSLGAYYQNQLVGYVIYNPSSNRIQQIAIDKAFRKQKIASSLINKLLKGNETKISVINVDNSNQELCLFFEKIGLSYYLEQLEMQLNL
- a CDS encoding DUF418 domain-containing protein; the protein is MNSTFLNQDEFAKQWTSSIDTISEKILQLFFYTKFFPIFSLLFGLGISMQALKLAEKGKLSFSFFARRMFYLFLFGVFHIVFLWSGDVLNIYAVLGLLTTLLIKKSNKVILIAAGVFLFFPFYDQVFGYFFELINYRPEIYLQEHTGATVNQIIKNGSYAEGIQLRLLEYLSNIPMLFGFLAPIALSMFLIGLYLGKNKIYESLDSFITKLTKPVLLITILTSIYRVCFLLVFTKLDIYKLELARTLFIKLMVLSDVIMGLFYLWGIGWLWYNTQWKKVLAPLRFAGRMALTNYLMQSLIGLILFSSIGFQLYETLSPSQTLLTAILVFAFQVILSKIWLRYFKFGPLEWLWRCLTYKKVLSIKK
- a CDS encoding DUF7000 family protein, with translation MKNLNYYVAIYKEQLTKGDILIAYNELVKFVMKLRVNFIKNLSNQYTFTGILHGYMDYTYFYYTNDFLKNNKLKLGLILNHIEMRFEIWLLGNTVKVQKEYWELLKESKWNKNNNEMPTYSILEVIIEDTPDFDNLPILAKDIKQKLLQESEMIISTLKKLI
- a CDS encoding lipoyl domain-containing protein yields the protein MINRILNFILKKLGTSKKSTSNKPRLKPANTIILEEGKTETICLPDFNKYQNLTIAKWHFHIGDMIEGGDIICEIQNNQVTIEFESLMEGELIWSCEPNKKLTTGMDICTIRGVANE
- a CDS encoding helix-turn-helix domain-containing protein, whose amino-acid sequence is MPNTFRSNCPITSALDIVGDKWSLVIIKQILFERKSTFKDFTGSTEAIATNILSSRLKMLEEYGILSKTKLPENKKTNIYFLTDKGLGLTPTLMELTFWSKDHIQEFHPNLNLDQQITAAQKNKEAAYESIIKNYKNWLQELS